A DNA window from Vagococcus penaei contains the following coding sequences:
- a CDS encoding DUF2798 domain-containing protein → MPTNPKEGLIFTSLMCFLMVLGMSIYNLALHDALTFSNFITGFVPGFIVALLLDMFIIGRFAKQIAFSLPINKNQPLQLILTITCLMVIGMVTCMSLFGVIMENGLSNSLLTNYITAWKVNLIAALPLQLVIVGPFSRKILALIQSKQPENN, encoded by the coding sequence TTGCCAACTAATCCAAAAGAAGGCTTGATATTTACTAGTTTAATGTGTTTTTTGATGGTTTTGGGAATGAGTATATATAACTTAGCGCTACATGACGCACTGACCTTCTCAAACTTTATTACAGGATTTGTTCCTGGATTCATTGTTGCGTTACTCTTAGATATGTTTATTATCGGTCGCTTTGCAAAACAGATTGCTTTTTCATTACCAATTAATAAAAATCAGCCACTTCAACTTATTTTAACGATTACTTGTCTAATGGTAATCGGGATGGTCACTTGTATGTCACTATTTGGTGTGATTATGGAGAATGGTCTATCAAATAGCTTACTAACCAACTATATTACAGCATGGAAAGTCAATCTAATTGCTGCTCTACCACTTCAATTAGTCATTGTTGGTCCATTTTCTAGGAAAATACTCGCATTGATTCAAAGCAAACAACCTGAAAATAATTAA
- a CDS encoding DeoR/GlpR family DNA-binding transcription regulator, with amino-acid sequence MKAKRSELMKEYIIEKQHVSLKELEDHFNVSMNTVRRDITKLLDDPRFEKVYGGVSVKQNKLVPFENRSVENKELKKRIAQEAAKLIKDNDLIYIDSGTTTKYILDYLDESINVTILTNSLDVLLKSEKLKNVSIFILGNIFKKKTRSFVGINPEELVNRYNVSKAFMAATAVSFHSGLMNSDIMEYEIKKHITDISEDITLLIDHTKFDKSTLFTYAPIEKVNTIITDKEFTDADRQLFKEKHIDVITT; translated from the coding sequence ATGAAGGCTAAACGAAGTGAATTAATGAAAGAATATATCATTGAAAAACAGCACGTTTCATTAAAGGAACTTGAAGACCATTTTAATGTCTCAATGAATACTGTGAGACGTGATATAACTAAACTTTTAGATGATCCACGTTTTGAAAAAGTCTATGGTGGTGTGAGTGTCAAACAAAATAAACTTGTACCCTTTGAAAATCGTAGCGTTGAAAATAAAGAACTAAAAAAACGAATTGCCCAAGAAGCTGCAAAGCTAATTAAAGACAATGATTTAATTTACATTGATTCTGGGACGACCACAAAATATATTTTAGATTATTTAGATGAATCAATTAATGTCACTATTTTGACAAATAGTCTTGACGTTTTATTAAAATCCGAAAAATTAAAAAATGTTTCAATTTTTATTTTAGGCAATATTTTCAAGAAAAAAACAAGATCATTCGTTGGTATTAATCCAGAAGAGTTAGTCAATCGCTATAATGTCTCAAAAGCCTTCATGGCAGCTACTGCTGTTTCATTTCATAGTGGTTTGATGAACTCTGATATCATGGAGTATGAAATTAAGAAGCATATTACAGATATCTCTGAAGATATTACGTTGCTAATTGACCACACGAAATTTGATAAATCAACATTATTCACTTACGCACCTATCGAAAAAGTCAATACGATTATCACTGATAAAGAATTTACAGATGCTGATCGCCAATTATTTAAAGAAAAACACATTGATGTTATCACTACATAA
- a CDS encoding tautomerase family protein translates to MPLVKFDLIKGRTPEEIKQLLDISHKVFVAALDIPEGDRYQVVTQHEPYELIMEDTGLGFSRTEKQVLITIVSRPRTQEQKVTLYKNLQKELAEQLALAPEDIMVNFVINSDDDWSFAFGQAQFLTGDLS, encoded by the coding sequence ATGCCATTAGTCAAATTTGATTTAATTAAAGGACGTACACCTGAAGAAATAAAACAATTACTAGATATATCTCATAAAGTCTTTGTTGCTGCACTTGATATTCCAGAAGGTGATCGTTATCAAGTTGTCACACAACATGAACCATATGAATTAATCATGGAAGATACTGGATTAGGTTTTTCTCGAACAGAAAAACAAGTTCTAATTACCATTGTTAGTCGTCCAAGAACACAAGAACAAAAAGTAACACTTTATAAAAATCTTCAGAAAGAACTTGCTGAACAACTGGCGCTTGCTCCTGAAGATATTATGGTTAATTTCGTCATCAATTCAGATGATGACTGGAGTTTTGCTTTTGGACAAGCCCAATTTTTAACGGGTGACCTATCGTAA
- a CDS encoding AEC family transporter yields MNFVEILKTTLTDMAIISAITSTVFIILLGFFCRKKGIFNDQVGKILSKVVLTVALPALAFNAFMQDIDSNTLKQGMNVLIWGIVIYIILIIVSKPLFMKYKGDKQDTLRVLTIFGSTTFFGIPIVSAIYGPVGVMFSSIFNIGYRIFLYSYGYIKMSGLKMELKNIKTMFLNPIVLATFAGLFIWVFQGYLPQVTVTNAEGVAQQVAFLRIDQTAVWLFKPMTYLAGLCSPLAWLAIGSTLGEVSFKDAASDKTSWFYGVCKVILVPALNIVLLTVLTMTNILPVSFEALATIVIMMATPTATVAAAYAISFDKEAILASNASLVSTIMAVVMMPIWIVILEIISKTGIFG; encoded by the coding sequence ATGAATTTTGTTGAGATATTAAAAACAACCTTAACAGATATGGCAATTATTAGTGCAATTACATCTACAGTTTTTATTATTTTGTTAGGTTTCTTTTGTCGAAAAAAAGGTATCTTTAATGACCAAGTCGGAAAAATTTTATCTAAAGTGGTCTTAACCGTTGCCTTACCTGCATTAGCCTTCAATGCTTTTATGCAAGATATTGATAGTAACACATTAAAACAAGGTATGAACGTTTTAATTTGGGGAATTGTCATTTATATTATTTTAATTATTGTTTCTAAGCCATTATTTATGAAATACAAAGGTGACAAACAAGATACTTTACGTGTATTAACCATCTTTGGTTCAACAACATTCTTTGGTATTCCAATTGTTAGTGCAATTTACGGACCTGTTGGCGTTATGTTCTCTTCTATCTTCAATATTGGTTATCGTATCTTCTTATACTCATATGGTTACATTAAAATGAGTGGATTAAAAATGGAACTAAAAAATATTAAAACAATGTTTTTAAACCCTATTGTCTTAGCGACATTTGCTGGTTTATTCATTTGGGTATTCCAGGGCTATTTACCACAAGTTACTGTAACAAATGCTGAAGGCGTTGCGCAACAAGTTGCTTTCTTAAGAATTGATCAAACTGCTGTCTGGTTATTTAAACCAATGACTTATCTAGCTGGTTTATGTTCACCGTTAGCTTGGTTAGCAATTGGTTCAACATTAGGTGAAGTTAGCTTTAAAGATGCAGCATCAGATAAAACTTCTTGGTTCTATGGTGTATGTAAAGTTATCTTAGTACCTGCACTTAATATCGTTTTATTAACAGTTTTAACAATGACAAACATTTTACCTGTTAGTTTTGAAGCTCTAGCAACAATTGTTATTATGATGGCTACACCAACTGCGACAGTTGCTGCAGCTTACGCAATTAGCTTTGATAAAGAAGCTATTTTAGCATCAAATGCTTCACTTGTATCAACCATTATGGCTGTCGTAATGATGCCAATTTGGATTGTAATTTTAGAAATTATTAGTAAAACTGGAATATTTGGATAA
- the iolD gene encoding 3D-(3,5/4)-trihydroxycyclohexane-1,2-dione acylhydrolase (decyclizing) → MSRTIRLTTAQALIKFLNQQYISIDGIEKPFVKGIFNVFGHGNVLGIGQALEQDPGHLEVIQGKNEQGMAHAAMAFSKQKLRTEIFGVTASAGPGSANMITAAATAYANNIPVLFLPADTFATRQPDPVLQQLEFDTNGAMTTNDGFKAVSRYWDRVQRPEQLMSSLIRAFEVMTNPATAGPATVCISQDVEGEAYDFDLEFFKKRVHFVDRRVPTERELLAATERIKASKRPVIIVGGGARYSEAGESLKKFSAEFNIPLVETPAGKSTVTADFSNNLGGTGILGTSASNKAIDAADLIIGIGTRYSDFTTSSKTAFNYDQTKFLNINVSRPQTYKFDALQVVGDARESIDALYQRLTGYQSEFGDNLATWKAEWLVERERLHNINFNRESFTPEISGQFTQDIMNEYADALNTEFAQTDAFITINDTVAPDSIPIASAGSLPGDMQRLWNPVVPNAYDLEYGYSCMGYEVSGALGAKIANPNREIYAMVGDGSFLMLHSELITSMQYGYKINVMLFDNSGFGCINNLQMGNGSGSFNCEFRTIDNQIMAIDYAKVAEGYGAKVYRVANRKELIAAIEDAKTQTVSTLIDIKVLPKTMTDGYGGWWHVGVAEVSEKESIKEAFKAKEEKLKQAWKY, encoded by the coding sequence ATGAGTCGAACAATTAGATTAACTACAGCCCAAGCCTTAATAAAATTTTTAAATCAACAATATATTTCAATTGATGGGATAGAAAAGCCATTTGTCAAAGGAATTTTTAATGTTTTTGGCCACGGGAATGTTTTAGGGATTGGTCAAGCACTAGAACAAGATCCGGGACACCTAGAAGTCATTCAAGGAAAAAATGAACAGGGTATGGCACATGCAGCTATGGCTTTTAGTAAGCAAAAGTTACGTACAGAAATTTTTGGTGTGACTGCTTCAGCTGGACCTGGCTCAGCGAATATGATTACAGCAGCAGCAACGGCTTATGCAAATAATATTCCTGTTTTATTTTTACCCGCGGATACTTTTGCGACAAGACAACCTGATCCAGTTTTACAACAATTAGAATTTGATACGAATGGTGCAATGACAACAAATGATGGATTTAAAGCTGTTTCAAGATATTGGGATCGCGTTCAGCGTCCTGAGCAACTAATGTCTAGCTTAATTCGTGCGTTTGAAGTTATGACAAACCCTGCGACTGCTGGACCTGCAACTGTGTGTATTTCACAAGATGTTGAAGGTGAGGCATATGATTTTGATTTAGAATTCTTTAAAAAACGTGTACACTTTGTGGACCGTCGTGTACCAACTGAACGTGAATTACTTGCAGCAACCGAACGAATCAAAGCAAGTAAGCGACCTGTTATCATTGTAGGTGGAGGTGCACGTTATTCAGAAGCAGGAGAAAGTCTAAAAAAATTCTCAGCTGAATTTAATATTCCTTTAGTTGAAACGCCTGCTGGGAAATCAACAGTAACAGCTGATTTTTCAAATAACTTAGGTGGTACAGGAATCTTAGGTACGTCAGCTTCTAATAAAGCCATTGATGCTGCCGATTTAATTATTGGAATTGGTACACGTTATTCTGACTTTACAACATCATCAAAAACGGCATTTAACTATGACCAAACGAAGTTTTTAAATATTAACGTGAGTCGTCCACAAACGTACAAATTTGATGCCTTGCAAGTTGTTGGAGATGCAAGAGAGTCGATTGATGCACTTTATCAACGATTAACTGGGTATCAGTCAGAATTTGGTGATAACTTAGCAACTTGGAAAGCTGAATGGTTAGTCGAGCGCGAAAGATTACATAATATCAATTTTAATCGAGAATCATTTACACCAGAGATTTCAGGCCAGTTTACACAAGATATAATGAATGAGTACGCTGATGCTTTAAACACAGAGTTTGCACAAACTGATGCATTTATTACAATTAATGATACTGTTGCTCCGGATAGTATTCCAATTGCTTCTGCTGGATCATTACCAGGTGATATGCAACGATTATGGAACCCAGTTGTACCAAATGCGTATGACTTAGAGTATGGTTACTCATGTATGGGGTATGAGGTAAGTGGTGCTTTAGGAGCTAAGATAGCTAATCCAAATCGTGAAATTTATGCGATGGTTGGTGATGGTAGTTTCCTAATGCTTCATAGTGAGTTAATCACGTCAATGCAATATGGTTATAAAATTAATGTAATGTTATTTGATAATTCTGGCTTTGGATGTATTAATAATTTACAGATGGGTAATGGTAGTGGTAGTTTTAACTGTGAATTTAGAACAATTGACAATCAAATTATGGCAATTGATTATGCTAAAGTTGCAGAAGGCTACGGTGCGAAAGTTTACCGAGTAGCTAACCGAAAAGAATTAATTGCAGCGATTGAAGATGCTAAAACACAAACGGTTTCTACCTTAATCGATATCAAAGTATTACCAAAAACAATGACAGATGGCTATGGTGGCTGGTGGCATGTTGGTGTTGCTGAAGTATCAGAAAAAGAATCTATCAAAGAAGCCTTCAAAGCAAAAGAAGAAAAACTAAAACAGGCTTGGAAATATTAA
- a CDS encoding 2-hydroxyacid dehydrogenase yields the protein MTFSIACYGVRPNEKPYFEKLNTYGYDLVLIEDLLTADNADTFNGCDAVLLRGNCLANRENIQKMAEQGIKYVFTRTVGFNHIDLEAAADYNMQVARVPSYSPNAIAELSLTLAMMLLRATAYTTNRTAQKNFKVDSNMFSKEIRNCTVGIIGTGRIGLTEATLFKGLGAKVIGYDIYQSDAAKEVLEFKELDELLKESDIVSLHVPYFPGQNDKMVNADFLGKMKDDAILINTARGELQDDEAILAALKANKLKGFGTDVFANEQTIFFKEFGPNEALPNKVVDELVSMYPRVLVTPHVGSNTDEALSNMIETSFENFNDILTTGETKNKVELPTK from the coding sequence ATGACTTTTAGCATTGCTTGTTATGGCGTACGACCAAACGAAAAACCTTATTTTGAAAAATTAAATACTTACGGATATGATTTAGTTTTAATTGAAGACTTATTAACAGCAGATAATGCTGACACATTTAACGGATGTGATGCTGTACTATTACGTGGTAATTGTTTAGCTAACCGAGAAAATATCCAAAAAATGGCAGAACAAGGTATTAAATATGTCTTTACACGGACTGTTGGTTTTAACCATATTGATTTAGAAGCAGCTGCGGACTATAACATGCAAGTTGCTCGTGTACCATCTTATTCGCCAAATGCTATCGCTGAGTTATCATTAACTTTAGCAATGATGTTACTACGTGCAACTGCTTATACAACTAATCGAACAGCTCAGAAAAATTTCAAGGTTGATAGCAACATGTTTAGTAAAGAAATTCGTAACTGTACGGTTGGTATCATCGGAACTGGACGTATTGGCTTAACTGAAGCAACACTTTTCAAAGGTTTAGGTGCTAAAGTCATTGGTTACGATATTTACCAAAGTGATGCTGCCAAAGAAGTCTTAGAGTTTAAAGAGCTTGATGAGTTACTAAAAGAAAGCGACATCGTTAGCTTACACGTCCCTTATTTCCCAGGTCAAAACGACAAAATGGTTAATGCTGACTTTTTAGGAAAAATGAAAGATGATGCTATCTTAATTAATACAGCACGTGGTGAGTTACAAGATGACGAAGCTATCCTTGCTGCTTTAAAAGCGAATAAATTAAAAGGTTTCGGAACAGACGTTTTTGCGAATGAGCAAACAATTTTCTTTAAAGAATTTGGACCGAATGAAGCTTTACCAAATAAAGTAGTTGATGAATTAGTGTCAATGTATCCACGAGTTTTAGTTACTCCGCACGTCGGATCAAATACTGATGAAGCATTATCAAATATGATTGAGACAAGTT